A window of the Microbacterium sp. AZCO genome harbors these coding sequences:
- a CDS encoding Lrp/AsnC family transcriptional regulator: MDFDADLIRALQENGRASIHSLGERLGRPRAAVSDRLRTMLADGTVRVVAAVDPGFLGQHVLAHVSIRTDATVEPLAQRLRGLAETVLVSAIGGAHDLVTEVRVGSMAALHDLLAEIRAMPGVVDINTLIYSSVIKGFFVSEYRGDVTIDATDTALIELLQRDGRMSFRALGEAVRLSPSAVTTRVERLIESGVIKISAVEARGLAHRQLSMGVGLNLLADDDSVLDALRTWRGVDFAARTLGRFDAVMTLVEPSAGALYASLERIRSLPGVAHVEAWFHLAVLKEDYARTLRPAV, translated from the coding sequence ATGGACTTCGACGCCGATCTGATCCGCGCCCTGCAGGAGAACGGGAGGGCCAGCATCCACTCCCTCGGTGAGCGACTGGGCCGCCCGCGTGCCGCCGTCTCCGACCGACTCCGCACGATGCTCGCCGACGGGACCGTGCGCGTCGTCGCCGCCGTCGATCCCGGGTTTCTCGGCCAGCACGTGCTCGCACACGTCTCGATCCGCACGGATGCCACCGTCGAGCCGCTCGCCCAGCGCTTGCGCGGGCTGGCCGAGACGGTGCTCGTTTCGGCCATCGGCGGCGCGCACGACCTCGTCACCGAGGTGCGCGTCGGCTCCATGGCGGCCCTGCACGACCTCCTCGCCGAGATCCGCGCGATGCCAGGCGTCGTCGACATCAACACGCTCATCTACTCGAGCGTCATCAAGGGCTTCTTCGTGTCGGAGTACCGGGGAGACGTCACGATCGATGCGACCGACACCGCGCTCATCGAGCTGCTGCAGCGCGACGGCCGCATGAGCTTTCGGGCGCTCGGCGAGGCGGTGCGCCTCTCGCCCTCGGCCGTCACGACCCGAGTCGAGCGGCTGATCGAGAGCGGCGTCATCAAGATCAGCGCCGTCGAGGCGCGCGGGCTCGCGCACCGCCAGCTCTCGATGGGCGTCGGGCTCAACCTCCTGGCTGACGACGACTCGGTCCTCGACGCGCTGCGCACGTGGCGGGGCGTCGACTTCGCGGCCCGCACCCTCGGCCGTTTCGACGCCGTCATGACGCTCGTCGAGCCGTCGGCCGGGGCCCTCTACGCGAGTCTCGAACGCATCCGCTCACTCCCGGGCGTTGCGCACGTCGAAGCCTGGTTCCACCTCGCGGTGCTCAAGGAGGACTACGCGCGCACGCTCCGACCCGCGGTCTGA
- a CDS encoding MFS transporter: MSSSTTTQRARRAGLAAFAGTTIEWYDFYVYATAAALVFGPLFFPSGDPLAETAAAFATFAVAFLVRPLGGILFGHIGDKLGRRVSLVITLLLMGAATVLVGCLPTYDAIGIWAPILLILLRALQGLAVGGEWGGAVLMSVEHAPEGKKTFYGGFTQLGNPAGALLASGIFAIMARFGDDFIMNGGWRIPFLLSIVLVAVGFWVRYRVEESPVFESKVEGRKQSMPLAYALRVNWKPILLGIGLLPISTGGYYLATTFATAYATGDTINMSESLILDAMTIASFIEFVVTLPVAWLGDKWGRKNIMYIGLATSVLTFVPFMLVLPGRIEPLVFLFASLVRIAMSATYAPIAAILAQMFRPQARYTSIALSYGVGAAIWAGFSPWFATLLIAWTGSIWSVVAMFTGMAILAAICTKLAPQHSDEAPVTDSFVPRTDTTTNRVS, translated from the coding sequence ATGAGTTCCAGCACCACGACTCAGCGAGCGCGACGAGCCGGGCTCGCCGCGTTCGCCGGCACCACGATCGAGTGGTACGACTTCTACGTCTACGCCACGGCGGCCGCCCTCGTGTTCGGTCCCCTCTTCTTCCCGAGCGGCGACCCGCTCGCCGAGACGGCGGCGGCGTTCGCCACCTTCGCGGTCGCGTTCCTCGTACGGCCGCTCGGCGGCATCCTGTTCGGCCACATCGGCGACAAGCTCGGCCGGCGCGTGTCGCTCGTCATCACCCTGCTTCTCATGGGCGCCGCGACGGTGCTCGTCGGCTGCCTCCCGACATACGACGCGATCGGCATCTGGGCGCCCATCCTCCTGATCCTCCTGCGCGCGCTGCAGGGCCTCGCGGTCGGCGGCGAGTGGGGTGGTGCCGTCCTCATGAGCGTCGAGCACGCGCCGGAGGGCAAGAAGACCTTCTACGGCGGCTTCACGCAGCTGGGCAACCCCGCCGGAGCACTCCTGGCCTCCGGGATCTTCGCCATCATGGCGCGGTTCGGCGACGACTTCATCATGAACGGCGGATGGCGCATCCCGTTCCTCCTGTCGATCGTGCTCGTCGCCGTCGGCTTCTGGGTGCGGTACCGCGTGGAGGAGTCGCCGGTCTTCGAGTCGAAGGTCGAGGGGCGCAAGCAGTCGATGCCGCTCGCCTACGCGCTGCGCGTCAACTGGAAGCCGATCCTTCTCGGCATCGGCCTGCTGCCGATCTCGACCGGCGGCTACTACTTGGCGACCACGTTCGCGACCGCGTACGCGACCGGCGACACGATCAACATGAGCGAGTCCCTCATCCTCGACGCCATGACGATCGCGTCATTCATCGAGTTCGTCGTGACGCTGCCCGTCGCGTGGCTCGGCGACAAGTGGGGCCGCAAGAACATCATGTACATCGGTCTCGCCACCTCCGTGCTGACGTTCGTGCCGTTCATGCTCGTTCTGCCCGGGCGCATCGAGCCGCTCGTCTTCCTCTTCGCGTCGCTCGTGCGCATCGCGATGAGCGCGACGTACGCGCCGATCGCGGCGATTCTGGCGCAGATGTTCCGCCCGCAGGCGCGCTACACGTCCATCGCCCTCTCCTACGGCGTCGGGGCGGCGATCTGGGCCGGGTTCTCGCCGTGGTTCGCGACGCTCCTCATCGCCTGGACGGGGAGCATCTGGTCGGTCGTCGCGATGTTCACCGGCATGGCGATCCTCGCCGCGATCTGCACGAAGCTCGCTCCGCAGCACTCCGACGAGGCACCCGTCACCGACAGCTTCGTCCCCCGCACCGACACCACCACGAATCGAGTGTCATGA
- a CDS encoding amidohydrolase, giving the protein MRKLAAFDCPVQTTPRLVTARVIHTVDDADSTASAMLTDAGRILALGSLAECETAAARLGLEPERVDLGDAVVVPGFIDAHAHPLMFGQLMTWVDCGPEKAASIPEIIALLKDAAAGLPAGRPVRGYGYEHRNLAEQRHPTRFELDEVATDREVYLMNASGHGGVVNSHTFALHGVDRDTPNPDGGEYFRDADGELTGEISDAACNILTGVHGVKIGHHGPNFHLADEPEEHLRQLDAATQRFLAGGVTTIGDAQVSRREFDMYLRLAEAGRLELRVSMYLLSHLLDDALDMGLVGQFGNAYLSFAGIKLYADGTLGGWTAYFPDGYVGDPCRTGQLYHEPAEYAELIRRAHGAGLQTATHAQSPTAIEMVISAIEAALADRPDADARHRIEHCGLPTPEQIQRMASSGIRPVNQTQHYFNWGEGVEQAIGTPGERFNPLGEFEAAGVPFTISSDAPVAEPIPLEAIQTAVTRVTRRGHRLGPDDLRVSAHAALRAHTYAGAVSIGREDDLGSLELGKYADFAVLSDDPLAVAADEISGIRVLETWVDGELRHRAA; this is encoded by the coding sequence ATGAGAAAGCTCGCCGCCTTCGACTGTCCCGTGCAGACGACGCCGCGCCTCGTCACGGCACGCGTCATCCACACCGTCGACGACGCCGACAGCACCGCCTCTGCGATGCTGACTGACGCGGGCCGCATCCTCGCCCTCGGCTCCCTCGCCGAATGCGAGACGGCCGCCGCGCGCCTGGGCCTCGAGCCCGAGCGGGTCGACCTCGGCGATGCCGTCGTCGTCCCCGGCTTCATCGACGCCCACGCGCACCCGCTCATGTTCGGCCAGTTGATGACGTGGGTGGACTGCGGGCCGGAGAAGGCGGCGAGCATCCCCGAGATCATCGCCCTCCTGAAGGATGCCGCGGCCGGTCTTCCCGCCGGCCGGCCTGTGCGGGGCTACGGCTACGAGCACCGCAACCTCGCCGAGCAGCGGCATCCCACCCGTTTCGAGCTCGACGAGGTCGCGACGGACCGCGAGGTGTACCTCATGAACGCGTCCGGCCACGGCGGAGTCGTCAACTCGCACACCTTCGCGCTGCACGGCGTCGACCGTGACACCCCGAACCCCGACGGCGGGGAGTACTTCCGCGATGCCGACGGCGAGCTGACCGGTGAGATCTCCGACGCGGCGTGCAACATCCTGACGGGCGTGCACGGCGTCAAGATCGGGCACCACGGGCCGAACTTCCACCTCGCCGACGAGCCGGAGGAGCACCTGCGACAGCTGGATGCCGCGACGCAGCGCTTCCTCGCCGGAGGCGTCACGACGATCGGCGACGCCCAGGTGTCGCGGCGCGAGTTCGACATGTACCTGCGTCTCGCCGAGGCGGGCCGCCTCGAGCTGCGTGTCTCGATGTACCTGCTGTCGCACCTGCTCGACGACGCGCTCGACATGGGGCTCGTCGGCCAGTTCGGCAACGCCTACCTGAGCTTCGCAGGTATCAAGCTGTATGCCGACGGCACGCTCGGCGGCTGGACCGCGTACTTCCCCGACGGCTACGTCGGAGACCCCTGCCGCACGGGCCAGCTGTATCACGAGCCTGCCGAGTACGCCGAGCTGATCCGCCGCGCGCACGGCGCCGGTCTGCAGACCGCGACGCATGCGCAGTCCCCGACGGCGATCGAGATGGTGATCTCGGCCATCGAGGCGGCCCTCGCGGACCGGCCCGATGCCGACGCCCGCCACCGCATCGAGCACTGCGGGCTGCCGACGCCGGAACAGATCCAGCGGATGGCGAGCTCGGGCATCCGACCCGTCAACCAGACGCAGCACTACTTCAACTGGGGCGAGGGCGTCGAGCAGGCCATCGGCACGCCGGGTGAGCGGTTCAACCCGCTCGGCGAGTTCGAGGCGGCGGGTGTGCCGTTCACGATCTCGTCCGATGCTCCCGTCGCCGAGCCCATTCCGCTCGAGGCGATCCAGACCGCCGTGACCCGCGTGACGCGCCGGGGGCACAGGCTCGGCCCCGACGACTTGCGCGTCTCGGCGCACGCGGCACTCCGCGCCCACACGTACGCGGGTGCCGTCTCGATCGGCCGCGAGGACGACCTCGGCTCTCTCGAGCTGGGCAAGTACGCCGACTTCGCCGTGCTGTCGGACGACCCGCTCGCGGTCGCAGCAGACGAGATCTCGGGCATCCGCGTGCTCGAGACGTGGGTCGACGGCGAGCTCCGGCACCGGGCGGCGTGA
- a CDS encoding thiamine pyrophosphate-dependent enzyme, whose translation MSIVSSEQTAAESAAPYADTAGRAVMETIRAYGVTTIFGIPGTHNLELYRPLADLGIRAVTNRHEQGSGYGADGWAQQTGLPGVVITTSGPGLQNAMSAIGTAFCESRPLLVVSPGVPRGEEFRDVGTLHETKDASAMVGAIAEWSRRVSSAAEAVDAVHDAFALFRTGRPRPVHIEIPLDVLEAPADLPAGARAARPAARGERIDRDAVARAARLIAAARNPVIVAGGGATRASREVTALAERLSAPVLTTLNGKATLDERHPLSLGANLRLAAAREVAEAADVLIVLGSKLGAAELWAPALEARGPVVRVDVSAAQLHKNLEAAVGIVGDCAAVVDELLGALPSEPRSQPDLAAARAAIAAETHEAAPETVALAERIAAALPEDAIVAGDSSQIVYLALANVVRQAQPHSLLYTPTYATLGYGLPAAIGARVARPDRPVMAVLGDGALMFSINELATAVEQGLDLTIVCVDNGGYAEIRQNEVDRGIQPIGVDLVQPDWAALAVAFGGAGRRVDALDDVGDAIRGAVAKGGVQLIHIPQAALTGHAAPARRDDSSKEDS comes from the coding sequence ATGAGCATCGTGAGCAGCGAGCAGACGGCGGCCGAGAGCGCCGCACCGTACGCCGACACCGCGGGCCGCGCCGTGATGGAGACGATCCGCGCGTACGGCGTCACGACGATCTTCGGCATCCCGGGCACGCACAACCTCGAGCTCTACCGGCCGCTCGCCGACCTCGGCATCCGCGCCGTGACGAACCGCCACGAGCAGGGCTCGGGCTACGGCGCCGACGGGTGGGCGCAGCAGACGGGGCTTCCGGGCGTCGTCATCACGACCTCGGGTCCGGGCCTTCAGAACGCCATGAGCGCGATCGGCACCGCCTTCTGCGAGTCGCGGCCGCTCCTCGTCGTCTCGCCGGGTGTGCCGCGCGGTGAGGAGTTCCGCGACGTCGGAACCCTGCACGAGACGAAGGACGCCTCCGCCATGGTCGGCGCGATCGCCGAGTGGTCGCGCCGTGTGTCGAGTGCCGCCGAAGCCGTCGACGCGGTGCACGACGCGTTCGCGCTGTTCCGCACCGGCCGACCGCGTCCGGTGCACATCGAGATCCCGCTCGACGTGCTCGAGGCGCCGGCCGATCTTCCCGCGGGCGCTCGCGCAGCACGGCCTGCCGCCCGCGGCGAGCGCATCGATCGGGATGCCGTGGCGCGCGCGGCGCGCCTCATCGCCGCCGCCCGGAACCCCGTCATCGTCGCGGGAGGGGGAGCGACGCGGGCGTCGCGGGAGGTCACGGCGCTGGCCGAGCGGCTCTCGGCGCCCGTCCTCACGACGCTCAACGGAAAGGCGACGCTTGATGAGCGGCATCCCCTCTCCCTCGGCGCCAATCTGCGGCTCGCGGCGGCCCGCGAGGTCGCCGAGGCGGCCGACGTGCTCATCGTGCTGGGCTCGAAGCTCGGCGCGGCCGAGCTCTGGGCGCCGGCGCTCGAGGCGCGTGGCCCCGTCGTCCGGGTCGACGTGTCGGCCGCACAGCTGCACAAGAACCTCGAGGCCGCCGTCGGCATCGTCGGCGACTGCGCCGCGGTCGTCGACGAGCTGCTCGGCGCGCTTCCCTCCGAACCGCGGTCGCAGCCGGACCTCGCAGCCGCACGTGCGGCGATCGCGGCGGAGACGCACGAGGCCGCGCCCGAGACCGTCGCGCTCGCCGAGCGGATCGCCGCGGCGCTCCCCGAGGACGCGATCGTCGCGGGCGACTCGTCGCAGATCGTCTATCTCGCGCTCGCCAACGTCGTGCGGCAGGCGCAACCGCACTCCCTCCTGTACACGCCCACCTACGCGACGCTCGGCTACGGCCTGCCCGCCGCGATCGGGGCGCGCGTCGCCCGGCCCGACCGGCCCGTCATGGCCGTGCTCGGCGACGGGGCGCTCATGTTCTCGATCAACGAGCTGGCGACCGCCGTAGAGCAGGGCCTCGACCTCACCATCGTGTGCGTGGACAACGGCGGCTACGCGGAGATCCGGCAGAACGAGGTGGATCGCGGCATCCAGCCGATCGGGGTCGATCTGGTGCAGCCCGACTGGGCCGCGCTGGCGGTGGCGTTCGGCGGTGCCGGCCGTCGCGTCGACGCGCTCGACGATGTCGGAGACGCCATCCGGGGCGCCGTCGCGAAAGGCGGCGTGCAGCTCATCCACATCCCGCAGGCGGCACTCACCGGCCACGCGGCGCCTGCGCGCCGTGACGACAGCTCGAAGGAGGACTCATGA
- the speB gene encoding agmatinase, with product MTDNIGPVDASLNPRYAGIATFARLPRIEEVERADIALVGIPFDSGVSYRPGARFGPSHVRESSRLLRPYNPAQDVSPFAEAQVVDAGDIPANPFDIAEAVGEIERAATVLGERVDRIVTIGGDHTIALPLLRAVTKKHGPVAVLHFDAHLDTWDTYFGAPVTHGTPFRRASEEGLIDLTASCHVGTRGPLYSRQDLDDDERLGFSIVSSVDVEEQGVERAIERMLQRLGDRPVYVSIDIDVLDPAHAPGTGTPEAGGLTSREVLRMLRALSGSRIVGADVVEVSPAYDHAQLTGIAASHVLYELVTLMAAQIGGTRRA from the coding sequence ATGACCGACAACATCGGACCTGTCGACGCATCCCTCAATCCGCGCTATGCGGGCATCGCGACGTTCGCGCGACTGCCTCGGATCGAAGAGGTCGAGCGCGCGGACATCGCCCTCGTCGGCATCCCCTTCGACTCCGGCGTGAGCTATCGGCCCGGCGCACGCTTCGGCCCGTCGCATGTCCGCGAGTCGTCGCGGCTGCTGCGCCCGTACAACCCCGCGCAGGACGTCTCGCCGTTCGCGGAGGCTCAGGTGGTCGATGCGGGCGACATCCCCGCCAACCCCTTCGACATCGCCGAGGCCGTCGGGGAGATCGAGCGGGCGGCGACCGTGCTCGGCGAGCGCGTCGACCGGATCGTCACGATCGGCGGCGACCACACGATCGCCCTGCCCCTGCTGCGCGCGGTCACGAAGAAGCACGGCCCCGTCGCGGTGCTCCACTTCGACGCGCACCTCGACACGTGGGACACCTATTTCGGCGCCCCCGTCACCCACGGCACCCCGTTCCGCCGCGCGAGCGAGGAGGGGCTCATCGACCTCACCGCGAGCTGTCACGTCGGCACGCGCGGCCCGCTGTACTCCCGGCAGGACCTCGACGACGACGAGCGCCTCGGCTTCTCGATCGTCTCGAGCGTCGACGTCGAGGAGCAGGGCGTCGAGCGGGCGATCGAACGGATGCTGCAGCGGCTCGGCGACCGCCCCGTGTACGTCTCCATCGACATCGACGTGCTCGACCCTGCGCACGCGCCGGGTACCGGTACGCCGGAGGCCGGCGGTCTCACCAGCCGAGAGGTGCTCAGGATGCTGCGCGCCCTGAGCGGCAGCCGGATCGTGGGCGCCGACGTCGTCGAGGTCTCGCCCGCCTACGACCACGCCCAGCTCACCGGCATTGCCGCCAGCCACGTGCTCTACGAGCTCGTGACGCTCATGGCCGCGCAGATCGGCGGCACGCGCCGGGCGTGA
- a CDS encoding Ig-like domain repeat protein produces MPRLDSARSAVAAPRSPRRGIAASIAVLLAVFGGALAAPSLAQADGPSTFSNPATIDVPLLNSPNQTGAANPYPSSITVSGMAGAVTKVQVVLNGVTHGALNDIDALVVAPTGANLVVLSDVGDAPPATLTFATNATLTFDDAAAGGVPTGNVPTGTYKPTNVGGGDAFTAPAPAPSGQTTLAGAFTGINPNGTWQLYVVDDNTGDVGSIAGWSLVITTEVAAVSTTTTVVTSGSPSATGSAVTFTASVTGAGNPVTTGSVIFTEGAATLGTVALNASGSASLTTSALAEGTHTIVATYSGSPGFLTSNGTVTQRVDNPTVVTGNTYCNTGALTVPDAGATSPYPSNITVSGLTAPIAKVTATLKGVTHTSPVDLDVMLSGPTPSTNVMLMSDVGGNSAVTGVNVVFDDAAAGGVPPTLASGTYTPTDDDSDVPDAAFPAPAPATSSATTLSTFAGSSGNGVWSLWVVDDANGDAGSISGGWCLTITTVSPTATSLTSSVNPSTAGQSVTLTATVTSGASPVTTGTVAFTDNGSSLGAPVAVSPTGTATLTLNSLGVGTHPITATFSGPVEFAGSSDELDQVVTLIQTSTGVTTSSSPSAVGQPVTFTATVTANGSPVTTGTVAFTDNGTPLGAAVAVAADGTATLTTASLAAGTHPITATYSGTAQYVASSGAVSQQVDVIPTSTAVSSAPNPSQPGQAVTFTATITANGSPVTTGTVTFADNGSPLGAAVPLAVDGTATLTTASLAAGTHPVTATYSGTAQYATSVSAVDQVVEKIPTSTSLASSANPSIAGHAVTFTATVTAGGAAVGVSSVVFADGGIPLVGAVALAADGTASITTSSLSPGTHDITATFTGDAVYAGSDDDLAQVVEPVVVADAGGPYSVAEGEDLELDGSGSSPGATYEWDVDGDGDFSDATGVSPTLTWAQLEALGIDDGDATPVARTVRVRVTSGQQQVTDTATLEVTNTAPATVVTGSLRATAGQPFTIEVGADDPSSADMAALFTYTVDWGDGTSMLSVVGPADPPVTHTYAAAGTYSATLTATDRDGATGAALSIQVVVVAAPSAPPPPASPTPTPAPTYGTNGLPTTGADPTVPLALAGTLLALGIVLVLRRRRRS; encoded by the coding sequence ATGCCCAGACTCGATTCCGCCCGCAGCGCGGTCGCAGCACCACGATCGCCACGACGCGGCATCGCAGCATCCATCGCCGTCCTCCTCGCCGTGTTCGGCGGCGCGCTCGCGGCGCCCTCTCTGGCACAGGCCGACGGGCCGAGCACGTTCTCCAATCCCGCCACCATCGATGTTCCGCTCCTGAACTCGCCGAATCAGACCGGCGCCGCCAACCCCTATCCGTCGAGCATCACCGTGTCGGGCATGGCGGGAGCTGTCACGAAGGTTCAAGTCGTGCTCAACGGCGTGACGCACGGCGCCCTCAACGACATCGACGCCCTCGTGGTCGCGCCGACGGGCGCGAACCTCGTCGTGCTGTCCGACGTGGGCGACGCACCCCCCGCCACGCTGACGTTCGCGACCAACGCGACACTGACCTTCGACGACGCGGCGGCTGGCGGAGTGCCGACCGGCAACGTGCCCACCGGCACGTACAAGCCGACCAACGTCGGAGGCGGCGACGCCTTCACCGCGCCGGCACCGGCCCCGTCGGGACAGACCACCCTCGCGGGCGCCTTCACCGGGATCAACCCGAACGGCACGTGGCAGCTGTACGTCGTGGACGACAACACCGGCGACGTCGGCAGCATCGCAGGCTGGAGCCTCGTCATCACGACCGAGGTCGCCGCCGTCTCCACCACGACGACGGTCGTCACGTCGGGCTCGCCGTCGGCGACGGGCAGCGCAGTGACGTTCACCGCGTCGGTCACCGGCGCCGGCAACCCGGTCACGACGGGATCGGTGATCTTCACCGAGGGGGCCGCGACTCTCGGCACGGTCGCCCTCAACGCCTCCGGCTCGGCCAGCCTGACGACGAGTGCGCTCGCCGAAGGCACGCACACGATCGTCGCGACCTACTCGGGAAGCCCCGGATTCCTCACGAGCAACGGCACTGTGACGCAGCGGGTCGACAACCCGACAGTCGTCACGGGCAACACGTACTGCAACACCGGCGCACTGACGGTGCCGGATGCCGGAGCCACATCACCCTACCCGTCGAACATCACGGTGTCGGGGCTCACCGCGCCGATCGCGAAGGTCACCGCGACCCTCAAGGGCGTGACCCACACCTCCCCCGTCGACCTCGACGTGATGCTGTCCGGGCCGACGCCCTCGACCAACGTCATGCTGATGAGCGACGTCGGCGGGAACTCTGCGGTCACCGGCGTGAACGTGGTGTTCGACGACGCGGCGGCCGGCGGCGTGCCGCCGACTCTCGCATCGGGAACGTACACGCCGACGGACGACGACTCGGACGTCCCGGATGCCGCGTTCCCCGCGCCGGCTCCCGCGACGAGCTCGGCCACGACGCTCTCGACCTTCGCCGGTTCGAGCGGCAACGGCGTGTGGAGCCTGTGGGTCGTGGACGACGCGAACGGCGACGCCGGCTCGATCAGCGGAGGCTGGTGTCTCACCATCACGACCGTGAGCCCCACGGCCACGTCGCTGACGTCGAGCGTGAACCCGTCGACCGCCGGGCAGAGCGTGACGCTCACCGCAACTGTCACGTCGGGCGCCTCGCCGGTCACGACCGGCACCGTCGCCTTCACGGACAACGGGTCGTCGCTGGGAGCGCCGGTGGCCGTATCGCCGACCGGAACGGCGACACTCACCCTCAACTCGCTCGGTGTGGGAACCCACCCGATCACGGCGACCTTCTCGGGCCCCGTCGAGTTCGCCGGGAGCTCCGATGAACTCGATCAGGTCGTCACGCTGATTCAGACATCGACGGGTGTGACCACCAGCTCGAGCCCGTCTGCCGTCGGGCAGCCCGTCACGTTCACCGCGACGGTCACGGCGAACGGCTCGCCGGTCACGACCGGCACCGTCGCGTTCACCGACAACGGCACTCCGCTCGGGGCCGCCGTCGCGGTCGCCGCCGACGGCACTGCGACCCTGACGACGGCGTCCCTCGCGGCGGGCACGCATCCGATCACAGCGACCTACTCGGGAACCGCTCAGTACGTCGCCAGTTCGGGTGCCGTCTCGCAGCAGGTCGACGTGATCCCGACCTCGACCGCGGTCTCGTCGGCTCCGAACCCCTCGCAGCCCGGACAGGCTGTCACGTTCACGGCGACCATCACGGCGAACGGCTCGCCGGTGACGACCGGCACCGTCACGTTCGCCGACAACGGCTCCCCTCTCGGGGCCGCCGTCCCGCTCGCCGTCGACGGCACCGCGACCCTGACCACGGCGTCCCTCGCTGCGGGCACTCACCCCGTCACCGCGACCTACTCCGGAACCGCCCAGTACGCCACGAGCGTGAGCGCCGTCGACCAGGTCGTCGAGAAGATTCCGACCTCCACCTCGCTCGCCTCGAGCGCCAACCCGTCGATCGCCGGGCACGCGGTCACCTTCACCGCGACCGTGACGGCGGGCGGCGCGGCGGTGGGGGTCTCCTCGGTCGTCTTCGCCGACGGAGGAATTCCGCTCGTGGGTGCTGTCGCCCTGGCAGCCGATGGGACGGCGTCCATCACGACGAGCAGCCTGAGTCCGGGAACCCACGACATCACGGCGACTTTCACGGGAGACGCGGTCTACGCCGGCAGTGACGACGACCTCGCACAGGTCGTCGAGCCCGTCGTCGTCGCGGACGCGGGCGGCCCCTACTCCGTCGCGGAGGGCGAAGACCTCGAGCTGGACGGTTCGGGCTCGAGCCCTGGTGCGACCTACGAATGGGACGTCGACGGCGACGGTGACTTCAGCGACGCGACTGGTGTCTCACCGACCCTCACGTGGGCGCAGCTCGAGGCGCTCGGAATCGACGACGGGGATGCGACGCCCGTCGCGCGCACCGTGAGGGTCCGGGTGACGTCGGGGCAGCAGCAGGTCACCGACACGGCCACCCTCGAGGTGACGAACACGGCTCCCGCCACCGTGGTGACGGGATCGCTGAGGGCCACCGCCGGCCAGCCCTTCACGATCGAGGTCGGCGCCGACGACCCCTCGTCCGCCGACATGGCGGCACTGTTCACCTACACGGTGGACTGGGGCGACGGCACGTCGATGCTCAGCGTCGTCGGGCCCGCCGACCCGCCCGTGACGCACACGTACGCCGCCGCGGGGACGTACTCGGCGACGCTGACCGCGACCGACAGAGACGGCGCCACCGGCGCCGCGCTGTCCATCCAGGTGGTCGTCGTCGCTGCGCCGAGCGCGCCGCCGCCGCCCGCGAGTCCGACGCCGACGCCCGCACCGACGTACGGCACCAACGGTCTGCCGACGACGGGCGCCGATCCGACCGTGCCCCTGGCGCTGGCCGGAACCCTGCTCGCCCTCGGGATCGTCCTCGTGCTGCGCAGGAGACGGCGCAGCTGA
- a CDS encoding tail fiber protein, with amino-acid sequence MDPFIGELRLFGFTFAPQGWALCNGQLLAISQNTALFSLLGTTYGGNGQTTFALPDLRGRAPIAFGQGPGLTNRAQGEVGGEEAVTLTAATLPPHSHTVAAASAATTKNPSGSLPSVTAAGASYGTTADLVMSPAMIGGGGSNQPHDNMPPFLVLNWCIALEGIFPSRP; translated from the coding sequence ATGGATCCATTCATCGGCGAGTTGCGCCTTTTCGGCTTCACCTTCGCCCCGCAGGGCTGGGCGCTGTGCAACGGACAGCTGCTTGCCATCTCGCAGAACACCGCTCTCTTCTCACTGCTGGGCACGACGTACGGAGGCAATGGGCAGACGACCTTCGCTCTCCCCGACCTTCGAGGCCGCGCACCGATCGCGTTCGGACAGGGACCGGGTCTGACGAATCGCGCCCAGGGCGAGGTGGGTGGTGAGGAGGCCGTGACCCTCACCGCCGCGACGCTTCCGCCGCACAGCCACACGGTCGCCGCCGCATCGGCCGCCACGACCAAGAACCCGTCGGGCTCGCTGCCGTCCGTGACCGCCGCCGGCGCCTCCTACGGCACGACCGCGGACCTCGTCATGAGCCCCGCCATGATCGGCGGTGGCGGCTCCAACCAGCCGCACGACAACATGCCGCCCTTCCTCGTGCTCAACTGGTGCATCGCCCTGGAGGGCATCTTCCCGTCGCGTCCCTGA